A region of Ornithodoros turicata isolate Travis unplaced genomic scaffold, ASM3712646v1 Chromosome99, whole genome shotgun sequence DNA encodes the following proteins:
- the LOC135374689 gene encoding uncharacterized protein LOC135374689, translating to MEGMERLKKQRKSESFLEGKANTLLQLNREIQAVAPEDLLEAECDDCDRYLEPITETAVLVRSALASIVLLSPALPSSTASTTTQPQSSVDTANSLHTPNVLGDGASLPKLRIDSFNGDVSMWQGFWDQFRASIHDNPRLSAVTKLKYLVSLLTGPAARSIAGLAITDATYSTAVDMLKKRFCRDDLLISQHLDSLFDIKGPKSMDDVAGLRTLYDAVSICIQGWLLLHRGTIVYMSRV from the exons ATGGAAGGCATGGAGCGGCTCAAGAAGCAACGGAAGTCCGAAAG CTTTCTGGAAGGCAAAGCGAATACTCTGTTGCAATTGAACCGCGAGATCCAGGCTGTCGCCCCTGAGGATTTACTGGAAGCCGAATGTGACGACTGCGACAGGTATCTTGAGCCCATAACAGAAACTGCCGTGCTTGTCAGAAGTGCTCTGGCCTCAATCGTGTTGCTATCGCCTGCTTTACCGTCGAGCACAGCCAGTACTACTACACAGCCACAGTCATCGGTCGACACCGCCAACTCCTTGCACACCCCCAATGTATTGGGCGACGGAGCAAGTTTGCCGAAGCTAAGGATCGATAGTTTCAATGGTGATGTCTCCATGTGGCAAGGATTTTGGGACCAGTTTCGTGCGAGCATACACGACAACCCCcgactttctgctgtcacgAAGCTCAAGTACCTGGTGTCTCTTCTCACAGGACCGGCGGCTCGATCCATCGCAGGTTTGGCAATCACCGACGCCACTTATTCAACAGCAGTCGACATGCTAAAGAAGCGATTTTGTAGGGATGACCTTCTGATCAGCCAGCATCTAGACTCGCTTTTCGACATCAAAGGTCCCAAGTCTATGGATGACGTGGCCGGGCTGCGAACTCTGTACGACGCGGTATCCATTTGCATTCAGGGATGGCTGCTGCTGCATCGTGGAACCATAGTGTACATGTCGCGAGTATGA